A region of Pyxidicoccus parkwaysis DNA encodes the following proteins:
- a CDS encoding lipase family protein, with amino-acid sequence MSTPAFAFNTLTQPSSTTTQTLPSNFDASAALLLAQCCGLTYTQYAQGTALTSTQIASALTAMSGYTYTLVASFTGVEAMGPGAASEGPGAFATVPYGFALQASQGGTPAFNILALRGTLSWAEWFSDANVIPVAFALDSVDTSTGHVHGGFYGAYTLGAGGVAASSNNLRPSGSIAAQVQAAMTSLYNNAQNTALPLYVTGHSLGAALSVLCAMDVAVNSAKLISADGLSLYSFACPRVSGGLFSSPTQFVTNFQKQVPNNFHIANMADVIPTLPLPALQLGSLALDYYQVFSNTLSYCAQLGSVASNHSLAENYLPYATQLQSGYSSAQSNASLKKAG; translated from the coding sequence ATGTCGACTCCCGCGTTCGCCTTCAACACGCTGACCCAGCCGTCCTCCACCACCACCCAGACGTTGCCCTCGAACTTCGACGCCAGCGCGGCGCTGCTGCTCGCGCAGTGCTGCGGGCTGACCTACACGCAATACGCGCAGGGGACCGCGCTCACGAGTACGCAGATTGCCTCCGCGCTGACGGCGATGTCGGGCTACACGTACACGCTGGTCGCGTCCTTCACGGGCGTCGAGGCGATGGGCCCGGGTGCGGCCTCCGAGGGCCCCGGCGCCTTCGCCACCGTCCCGTACGGCTTCGCGCTCCAGGCGAGCCAGGGCGGCACACCCGCCTTCAACATCCTCGCGCTCCGGGGCACGCTGTCGTGGGCGGAGTGGTTCAGCGACGCCAACGTGATACCGGTGGCCTTCGCGCTCGACTCGGTCGACACGAGCACGGGCCACGTGCACGGCGGCTTCTATGGCGCCTATACCCTGGGCGCCGGCGGCGTCGCGGCATCCAGCAACAACCTGCGTCCCTCGGGCTCCATCGCGGCGCAGGTCCAGGCGGCGATGACGAGCCTGTACAACAACGCCCAAAACACCGCGCTGCCGCTCTACGTGACAGGCCACAGCCTGGGCGCCGCGCTGTCGGTGCTGTGCGCCATGGACGTGGCGGTCAACAGCGCCAAGCTCATCAGCGCGGACGGGCTCTCCCTCTACAGCTTCGCGTGCCCGCGCGTCTCGGGCGGACTCTTCAGCAGCCCGACCCAGTTCGTGACGAACTTCCAGAAGCAGGTGCCCAACAACTTCCACATCGCGAACATGGCGGACGTCATTCCCACGCTGCCGCTGCCCGCGCTGCAGCTCGGTTCGTTGGCCCTGGACTACTACCAGGTCTTCTCGAACACGCTGAGCTACTGCGCACAGCTCGGGAGCGTCGCGAGCAACCACTCCCTCGCCGAGAACTACCTGCCCTACGCCACGCAGTTGCAGTCCGGGTACTCGAGCGCGCAGTCGAATGCGTCGCTGAAGAAGGCGGGCTGA
- a CDS encoding serine/threonine-protein kinase, with product MTSTSRDTQETEQGLSDAGGFGTGRPDTDGRSEDGHPPAAGHGTGGRDDGTHTDGGTPLHHTRVGRYVLLSRLGRGGMGEVFEAFDPELRRTVAIKVLHERQLPGESRDTRALRLMREAQSMARLSHPNVLTVHDVGTHEGRVFLAMAKVDGGNLRQWLKKARRPFRQVLPICVAMGRGLAAAHAAGLVHRDFKPDNVLLGTEGGVWVTDFGIARESDASDEPTVPVSDAQPPGEDAPLTATGAMVGTPAYMAPEQYAGRPADARSDQFSYCVSVYEVLAGQRPFEEGTLRRMAVTLLDTARAKEGAVVAERPDLAPPSHVNVPGWVHRILMRGLAVSPEARFPSMDALLDALGKDPSAARRRWLGGAAALLGGVALATGVAVTVSKPQAQPCTGAPELFAHVWGSSQRAAVEKAFTGSGAPGAAGAFTQVAKALDAYGTQWSTMHQQACEATRVSGAQPEAHLALRMACLDRRLRAVDALTAELARADEALVKRGTEAVDALRGVSGCANVEALAAPVPLAEDPALRAKVDAVRGDLAKAQALLDAGRYQQALPAAKAVADAARALGYRPLEAEALHVLGWAHQRLSHTEESMGAWADAMAAATAGRHDEAAVQVATDLVGGLSDDRDWFSEAHLWARLAHSLLERMGGSPELEGRLANHEGILAFRESNYELAATHYTRALALRERVLGPTHVDTAKVLNNLGMVRMRQGRFDEAMPLYQRALAIVEERLGPQHPQLAATLANLGLVAKEQGRYAEALQWLERAYALRRETLGPDNRQTLLMLNDLATVHELKGEPDKALALHGQALEGMRRVFGPESLEAIEALRALADAEERLEREDSALAHYQEGLALQRKVLSPEDLALHTMEEDVGRLMLLHRKRPDEALPILSAALARKVRTLGAEHAATVHPRTGLGLALLALNKPDRALKELEEAARVLAPLGWSDAESSWLRFALAQALWQAKPSERERAMTLAHQAVEGYAQLGVYGRKDLDEARRWVASHEVAKR from the coding sequence ATGACCTCGACCTCGCGGGATACCCAGGAAACGGAGCAGGGCCTCTCGGACGCGGGGGGTTTCGGCACCGGCCGCCCCGACACTGATGGACGCTCCGAGGACGGTCATCCTCCGGCCGCTGGTCACGGCACGGGAGGCCGGGATGACGGCACGCACACGGACGGCGGCACGCCGTTGCATCACACGCGCGTGGGCCGCTACGTGCTCCTGTCGCGCCTGGGCCGAGGCGGCATGGGCGAGGTCTTCGAGGCCTTCGACCCCGAGCTCCGCCGCACCGTGGCCATCAAGGTGCTCCACGAGCGCCAGCTCCCCGGCGAGTCTCGCGACACGCGCGCGCTGCGGCTGATGCGCGAGGCGCAGTCCATGGCCCGCCTGTCCCACCCCAACGTGCTCACCGTGCACGACGTGGGCACGCATGAAGGGCGCGTCTTCCTCGCGATGGCGAAGGTGGACGGCGGCAATCTGCGCCAGTGGTTGAAGAAGGCGCGGCGTCCGTTCCGGCAGGTGCTGCCCATCTGCGTTGCCATGGGACGGGGGCTTGCCGCCGCGCATGCGGCCGGGCTCGTGCATCGCGACTTCAAGCCGGACAACGTGCTGCTCGGCACCGAGGGCGGTGTCTGGGTGACGGACTTCGGAATCGCCCGTGAGAGCGATGCGTCCGACGAGCCCACCGTGCCCGTGTCGGACGCGCAGCCGCCCGGAGAGGACGCGCCCCTCACCGCCACGGGCGCCATGGTGGGCACGCCCGCGTACATGGCTCCGGAGCAGTACGCGGGCCGGCCCGCGGATGCGCGCTCGGACCAGTTCAGTTACTGCGTCTCCGTGTACGAGGTGCTCGCCGGCCAGCGTCCCTTCGAGGAGGGCACGCTGCGGCGCATGGCCGTCACGCTGCTCGACACGGCGCGCGCGAAGGAGGGCGCCGTCGTTGCGGAACGTCCGGACCTCGCGCCTCCGTCGCACGTCAACGTGCCCGGCTGGGTGCACCGCATCCTGATGCGTGGCCTCGCCGTGTCACCCGAGGCGCGCTTCCCCTCGATGGATGCGCTGCTGGACGCACTGGGCAAGGACCCGTCCGCCGCGCGTCGTAGGTGGCTGGGCGGAGCGGCGGCGCTGCTCGGTGGCGTGGCGCTGGCCACGGGCGTCGCGGTGACGGTGTCGAAGCCGCAGGCGCAGCCATGCACCGGTGCGCCCGAATTGTTCGCGCATGTGTGGGGCTCCTCGCAGCGGGCCGCCGTGGAGAAGGCCTTCACAGGGAGCGGTGCGCCGGGCGCGGCGGGGGCATTCACGCAGGTGGCGAAGGCGCTGGATGCGTATGGCACGCAGTGGAGCACCATGCACCAGCAGGCATGCGAGGCCACGCGCGTCAGCGGCGCACAACCCGAGGCGCACCTCGCGCTGCGCATGGCGTGCCTGGACCGCCGCCTTCGCGCCGTGGACGCGCTCACCGCGGAGTTGGCTCGCGCGGACGAGGCCTTGGTGAAGCGCGGCACCGAGGCGGTGGATGCGCTGCGAGGCGTGTCCGGCTGCGCCAACGTGGAGGCGCTGGCCGCACCGGTGCCGCTCGCGGAGGACCCGGCGCTGCGCGCGAAGGTGGACGCGGTGCGCGGGGACCTCGCGAAGGCGCAGGCGTTGCTGGACGCGGGGCGCTACCAACAGGCGCTCCCGGCCGCGAAGGCCGTCGCGGACGCAGCACGCGCGCTGGGCTACCGCCCGCTGGAGGCCGAGGCCCTGCACGTCCTCGGCTGGGCGCACCAGCGGCTGAGCCACACCGAGGAGTCCATGGGCGCGTGGGCGGATGCCATGGCTGCCGCGACGGCCGGTCGCCACGACGAGGCCGCGGTGCAGGTGGCCACGGACCTGGTGGGCGGCCTCAGTGATGACCGCGACTGGTTCTCCGAGGCGCACTTGTGGGCTCGGCTGGCGCACTCGTTGCTGGAGCGCATGGGCGGCTCGCCCGAGTTGGAGGGCCGGCTGGCCAACCACGAGGGCATCCTCGCCTTCCGCGAGAGCAACTACGAGCTGGCGGCGACGCACTACACGCGCGCGCTGGCGCTGCGGGAGCGCGTGCTCGGGCCCACGCACGTGGACACCGCGAAGGTGCTCAACAACCTGGGCATGGTGCGCATGCGCCAGGGACGCTTCGACGAGGCGATGCCGCTGTATCAGCGCGCACTCGCAATCGTGGAGGAGCGGCTCGGCCCGCAGCATCCGCAGCTCGCGGCCACGCTCGCCAACCTGGGCCTCGTCGCGAAGGAGCAGGGCCGCTACGCGGAGGCCCTTCAGTGGCTGGAGCGTGCATACGCGCTGCGCCGTGAAACGCTGGGCCCGGACAACCGGCAGACGCTGCTGATGCTCAACGACCTGGCCACCGTGCACGAGTTGAAGGGCGAGCCGGACAAGGCGCTCGCGCTTCATGGACAGGCGCTGGAGGGAATGCGCCGCGTCTTCGGTCCGGAGAGCCTGGAGGCCATCGAGGCGCTGCGTGCGCTCGCCGATGCGGAGGAACGGCTGGAGCGCGAGGACTCGGCGCTGGCGCACTACCAGGAGGGACTGGCGCTTCAGCGCAAGGTGCTCTCACCGGAGGACCTGGCGCTGCACACGATGGAGGAGGACGTGGGGCGCTTGATGTTGCTGCACCGCAAGCGTCCGGACGAGGCTCTGCCGATTCTGAGCGCCGCGCTCGCGCGCAAGGTGCGCACGCTGGGCGCGGAGCACGCCGCCACCGTCCACCCGCGCACGGGCCTGGGTCTGGCCCTGCTCGCGCTGAACAAGCCTGACCGTGCGCTGAAGGAATTGGAGGAAGCGGCTCGCGTGCTGGCGCCGCTGGGGTGGAGTGATGCGGAGTCCTCGTGGTTGCGCTTCGCGCTCGCGCAGGCGCTTTGGCAGGCGAAGCCTTCGGAGCGTGAGCGCGCGATGACGCTGGCCCACCAGGCGGTGGAGGGCTACGCGCAGCTCGGCGTGTATGGCCGGAAGGACCTGGACGAGGCCCGCCGCTGGGTGGCCTCGCACGAGGTCGCGAAGCGGTAG
- a CDS encoding AraC family transcriptional regulator: MKRATPRAPVAAASVAWQGAGVALYQHAQTDVLEHQHPALQLLVPLACRPLRGSWRLTGRQVQLRLTREEVCVVASDQPHAFAWAEDAQVVSFFLPPERLATLSGEPAMSTALRDVGPARLRDPVLRELLRASGEALREGVVPSRMEVDSLSAVLGMRLLRLDGQRTRARGRTAGLATWQVRRVHDFVEANLDGPLGLEAVAAVLGMSPSHFARSFKRATGTTPHQFVVSRRLERARHLLATTSLPLVEVAQATGFATQSHFTTLFRARFALTPARFRHSERRTPKHRFTTNAAETR; encoded by the coding sequence ATGAAGCGAGCAACTCCCAGGGCCCCGGTGGCCGCGGCTTCGGTGGCATGGCAGGGGGCCGGGGTGGCCCTCTACCAGCACGCGCAGACGGACGTGCTGGAGCATCAGCACCCCGCGCTGCAGCTGCTCGTCCCACTCGCGTGCCGGCCGCTCCGGGGAAGCTGGCGTCTCACCGGGCGGCAGGTGCAGCTGCGGCTCACGCGTGAAGAGGTGTGCGTCGTCGCCTCCGACCAGCCACACGCCTTCGCCTGGGCGGAGGACGCACAGGTCGTGTCCTTCTTCCTGCCCCCGGAGCGGCTCGCGACCCTTTCCGGTGAGCCCGCCATGAGCACGGCGCTGCGTGACGTGGGCCCCGCGCGACTGAGAGACCCGGTGCTCCGGGAGCTGCTGCGAGCCTCCGGTGAAGCACTGCGCGAAGGAGTGGTTCCATCGAGGATGGAGGTGGACTCGCTGTCCGCGGTGCTCGGGATGCGGCTGCTCCGCTTGGATGGACAGCGAACCCGCGCGCGTGGAAGGACGGCCGGGCTCGCGACCTGGCAGGTGCGCCGCGTCCACGACTTCGTGGAGGCGAACCTCGACGGCCCGCTGGGGCTCGAAGCCGTTGCAGCGGTCCTCGGAATGAGTCCCTCCCACTTCGCCCGGAGCTTCAAGCGGGCGACGGGGACGACGCCCCACCAGTTCGTGGTGTCCCGGCGGCTGGAGCGAGCACGGCATCTGCTCGCCACCACCTCGCTGCCGCTGGTGGAGGTGGCACAGGCCACGGGCTTCGCCACCCAGAGCCACTTCACGACGCTGTTCCGCGCGCGCTTCGCCCTCACGCCCGCCCGCTTCCGCCATTCCGAGCGACGCACGCCGAAGCACAGGTTCACGACAAACGCGGCAGAAACCCGATAG
- a CDS encoding JmjC domain-containing protein yields MLLEELLNDFPRERFLREHYQRKPFSGRAAAERLRELGTWSVVDELIEKTSCDLLLARQGVPYAGERPRTAREAHALFEQGYTLVLRQPDQHHAGLSQLARTFSAELHGRINLHLYCTPAGHHGFGWHCDPEEVFILQTSGRKDYLLRENTLHPAPLPEALPSGALAAQETTPVETRALSAGDFIYIPAGHWHMAQAPEEALSISIGLMAPTLLDVLDLVRANLASNPVWRRRLPALGYASDLDDVKKLEVLRTLFAGLGGELQRALSDPSLPLKFLAQTARFYLRSAGLKGSGR; encoded by the coding sequence ATGCTGCTCGAAGAACTGCTGAACGACTTCCCCCGCGAGCGCTTCCTGCGCGAGCACTATCAACGCAAGCCCTTCTCCGGACGCGCCGCGGCCGAGCGCCTGCGCGAGCTCGGCACGTGGAGCGTCGTCGACGAGCTCATCGAGAAGACTTCGTGTGACCTGCTCCTCGCGCGCCAGGGCGTGCCCTACGCCGGTGAGCGCCCCCGCACGGCGCGCGAGGCCCATGCGCTCTTCGAGCAGGGCTACACGCTGGTGCTCCGCCAGCCGGACCAGCACCACGCCGGGCTGTCGCAGCTCGCGCGCACCTTCAGCGCCGAGCTGCACGGCCGCATCAACCTGCACCTCTACTGCACGCCCGCCGGCCACCACGGCTTCGGCTGGCACTGCGACCCGGAGGAGGTCTTCATCCTCCAGACATCCGGCCGCAAGGACTACCTCCTCCGGGAGAACACGCTCCACCCCGCGCCCCTCCCGGAAGCCCTGCCGAGCGGCGCGCTCGCCGCGCAGGAGACGACGCCCGTGGAAACGCGCGCGTTGAGCGCCGGGGACTTCATCTACATCCCCGCCGGGCACTGGCACATGGCCCAGGCCCCCGAGGAGGCCCTCTCCATCTCCATCGGCCTCATGGCCCCCACGCTGCTGGACGTGCTCGACCTGGTGCGCGCCAACCTGGCCAGCAACCCCGTGTGGCGGCGGCGCCTGCCCGCGCTCGGGTACGCGTCCGACCTGGATGACGTGAAGAAGCTGGAGGTCCTCCGCACGCTCTTCGCCGGGCTGGGCGGAGAGCTGCAACGCGCCCTCTCCGACCCGAGCCTCCCGCTGAAGTTCCTCGCGCAGACGGCGCGCTTCTACCTGCGCTCCGCCGGACTCAAGGGCAGCGGCCGCTGA
- a CDS encoding GNAT family N-acetyltransferase encodes MQPPSSTRPVVVDSQLARRVELAQAAQNRDATPPDGVLEVAGGLAFFNGPGSPLTQAIALGLDGPVSAEALDQVESHLGREGGPIPIELLPFSHATLAQELSRRRYRVNEFQQVLVRALPGPTPETGRAEVRPIHPDEAQVFARTVARAFMGREELSDEEAALILPLTTQPGTCCFLAFVDGEPAGGGTVSVHEGVATLSGTGVRERFRGMGLQQALIGTRLEWATRQGCTLAASSTLPASPSQRNMERMGFVIAYPKVVMVRDAADNR; translated from the coding sequence ATGCAGCCGCCTTCTTCAACCCGCCCCGTCGTCGTGGACTCCCAGCTCGCCCGGCGCGTGGAGCTCGCCCAGGCCGCGCAGAACCGCGACGCCACTCCGCCCGATGGAGTCCTCGAGGTCGCTGGCGGGCTCGCCTTCTTCAATGGCCCAGGCTCTCCGCTCACACAGGCCATCGCGCTCGGATTGGATGGCCCGGTCAGCGCCGAGGCGCTGGACCAGGTGGAATCCCATCTGGGCCGCGAGGGCGGTCCCATCCCCATCGAGCTGCTGCCCTTCTCCCACGCCACGCTCGCCCAGGAACTGAGCCGGCGCCGCTACCGCGTGAATGAGTTCCAGCAGGTGCTCGTGCGCGCGCTTCCTGGACCCACGCCCGAGACGGGCCGAGCGGAGGTGCGCCCCATCCACCCGGACGAGGCCCAGGTCTTCGCGCGCACCGTGGCCCGGGCCTTCATGGGACGCGAGGAGCTATCGGATGAAGAGGCGGCACTCATACTGCCCCTGACGACCCAGCCCGGCACCTGCTGCTTCCTCGCCTTCGTCGACGGCGAGCCAGCCGGAGGTGGCACCGTGTCCGTGCACGAAGGCGTGGCGACGCTGTCGGGAACAGGAGTGCGGGAGCGCTTCCGGGGCATGGGGCTCCAGCAGGCGCTGATTGGCACGCGGCTGGAGTGGGCCACGCGGCAGGGCTGCACGCTGGCGGCGAGCAGCACCCTGCCGGCCAGCCCGTCCCAGCGGAACATGGAGCGCATGGGGTTCGTCATCGCCTACCCCAAGGTCGTCATGGTGCGAGACGCCGCCGACAACCGCTGA
- a CDS encoding NUDIX hydrolase, with product MRFPHAMTLAFTALTALATHAAQPAAPALPPGYWPEEKVAEILAKTEEVRLAPDLSNLSPDEQAAVKDLLEVGQLLQVIYETSRHHQALTSHAKLQALDKKLGSPKRTQDLLTLYRLYQGPIASTLTNAREAFLPVDPQVPARNVYPPDATRAEVDAYLAAHPEQRDALMDELTVVRRATADNLRQDLKVLQTNPVLDTLHLGLREDLQARAKKPDAKSLYAVPYSVAYAPELVKAYGLLMRAASRLDASDGELARYLRNRARDLLSNDYESGDASWVTGRFKHLNVQLGPYETYDDALYGVKAFYGVSVLLLNEQATAELRKRMGGLQGVEDALPYPAKKRIREDIPVGVYEVIADFGQARGTNTATILPNDPLYSRRYGRTILLRENIMKNPDLFAADERIWRTATADAHAKDLTSEGNFQRTLWHEVGHYLGPDRDTKGRTLDVALEDYADAMEEMKADLVSLFALHAFAKNGSLDAASLRAVQASGIRRTLQNVRPREDQPYQRMQLVQFNWFLDHGLIRADPKTARLTIQYDKYLDTISSLLKEVITLQHTGDKAATAKFFERWSTWTPELHDVLAARIREAQGARFRVVRYGALGEK from the coding sequence ATGCGATTCCCCCACGCAATGACGCTGGCCTTCACGGCCCTCACGGCGCTCGCGACCCACGCCGCGCAGCCCGCCGCGCCCGCCCTGCCCCCGGGCTACTGGCCCGAAGAGAAGGTCGCGGAGATTCTCGCCAAGACCGAGGAGGTCCGGCTCGCCCCTGACCTCTCGAATCTCTCCCCTGACGAGCAGGCCGCCGTGAAGGACCTGCTCGAAGTCGGACAGCTCCTCCAGGTCATCTACGAGACCTCGCGCCACCACCAGGCGCTCACGTCGCACGCGAAGCTCCAGGCGCTCGACAAGAAGCTGGGCAGCCCGAAGCGCACTCAAGACCTGCTCACGCTCTACCGCCTCTACCAGGGCCCCATCGCCAGCACTCTGACCAACGCGCGCGAGGCCTTCCTCCCCGTGGACCCGCAGGTCCCCGCACGCAACGTTTACCCACCGGACGCCACCCGCGCCGAAGTGGACGCATATCTCGCCGCGCACCCCGAGCAGCGCGACGCCCTCATGGACGAGCTCACCGTCGTACGCCGGGCCACCGCGGACAACCTGCGCCAGGACCTCAAGGTGCTCCAGACGAACCCCGTGCTCGACACACTCCACCTCGGACTCCGCGAGGACCTCCAGGCCCGAGCAAAGAAGCCGGACGCGAAGAGCCTCTACGCGGTGCCGTACTCCGTCGCCTACGCGCCGGAGCTCGTGAAGGCCTACGGCCTGCTCATGCGCGCCGCGAGCCGCCTGGACGCGAGCGACGGGGAGCTGGCCCGCTACCTGCGCAACCGCGCACGTGACCTCCTCAGCAACGACTACGAGAGCGGAGACGCATCCTGGGTGACGGGCCGCTTCAAGCACCTCAACGTGCAGCTCGGCCCCTATGAGACGTACGACGACGCGCTCTACGGCGTGAAGGCCTTCTACGGCGTCTCCGTGCTGCTGCTGAACGAGCAGGCCACGGCGGAGCTGCGCAAGCGCATGGGCGGACTACAAGGCGTGGAGGACGCCCTGCCCTACCCCGCGAAGAAGCGCATCCGCGAGGACATCCCGGTGGGCGTCTACGAAGTCATCGCGGACTTCGGCCAGGCACGAGGCACCAACACCGCGACGATTCTGCCCAATGACCCGCTCTACTCGCGCCGCTACGGCCGCACCATCCTGCTGCGCGAGAACATCATGAAGAACCCGGACCTCTTCGCCGCGGACGAGCGCATCTGGCGCACCGCCACGGCGGACGCGCACGCGAAGGACCTCACCTCCGAGGGCAACTTCCAGCGCACGCTCTGGCACGAGGTGGGCCACTACCTCGGCCCGGACCGCGACACGAAGGGCCGCACGCTCGACGTGGCGCTGGAGGACTACGCGGATGCCATGGAGGAGATGAAGGCGGACCTCGTCAGCCTCTTCGCGCTGCATGCCTTCGCCAAGAACGGCTCACTGGACGCCGCGAGCCTGCGCGCCGTGCAGGCCTCGGGCATCCGCCGCACGTTGCAGAACGTGCGCCCGCGAGAGGACCAGCCGTACCAGCGCATGCAGCTCGTGCAGTTCAACTGGTTCCTGGACCACGGCCTGATTCGCGCGGACCCGAAGACGGCGCGCCTCACCATCCAGTACGACAAGTACCTGGACACCATCAGCTCGCTGCTCAAGGAGGTCATCACGCTCCAGCACACGGGCGACAAGGCGGCCACGGCGAAGTTCTTCGAGCGCTGGAGCACGTGGACGCCCGAGCTGCACGACGTGCTCGCCGCGCGAATCCGCGAGGCCCAGGGCGCGCGCTTCCGCGTGGTGCGCTACGGAGCGCTCGGCGAGAAGTGA
- a CDS encoding serine/threonine-protein kinase, whose amino-acid sequence MGSIERFGPYRILRELGAGGMGRVHLAEREDLEGPVVVKRMNAELAADARFRRRLLREAEVAADLQHPNVVRVLDTGVIDDQVYLVMEYVPGSSLAGVLAANRPEPLPLVPVLHAVAQACDGLAYVHMFTEPRSGKWLQLVHRDVSLDNLLVSYSGEVKLADFGIVKTVDGTQTTSGVIMGKLGYMSPEQLRDETLDARSDVYSLGVCLFELVAGKRPLPASRARSVMEAVLYDVPPSLEQFRPDAPERLVALVARMLAKERKERPAGCEEVAKELRAVLAGRDESPLFPSRLLDAPPRNRARISPSEAATEVEVQAATKPQRLQGPKAEAAAPGAEERGPGENAARKPTPVPGAEVRRPTPAPDARAPAPSLDADSREPASAPGADARKPTPAPEAAARKLTPVLEVDSRKPTSALKVDSRKPTPGPVPGPGPRLRPTPQSERSSSSPPTRSPSPEDPVFSVPTAAPSAPTEPADSVFSVPTRAPSAPSEPADSVFSVPTRAASASLHSRPTRIRPPSSEEEIQSTRRLASPSRRASLIRWAALGALALLGAAAFWWWA is encoded by the coding sequence ATGGGGAGCATCGAGCGCTTCGGGCCATACCGAATCCTCCGCGAGCTGGGCGCGGGAGGCATGGGACGGGTGCACCTGGCCGAGCGCGAGGACCTGGAAGGGCCCGTCGTCGTCAAGCGCATGAACGCGGAGCTGGCAGCGGACGCGCGCTTCCGGCGGCGGCTGCTGCGCGAGGCGGAGGTGGCCGCGGACCTTCAGCACCCCAACGTGGTGCGCGTGCTGGACACGGGCGTCATCGACGACCAGGTCTACCTGGTCATGGAGTACGTGCCGGGCTCGAGCCTCGCGGGAGTGCTGGCCGCCAACCGTCCCGAGCCGCTGCCGCTGGTGCCCGTGCTGCACGCGGTGGCGCAGGCGTGTGACGGGCTCGCGTACGTGCACATGTTCACCGAGCCACGCTCGGGGAAGTGGTTGCAGTTGGTGCACCGGGACGTGTCGCTGGACAACCTGCTGGTGTCGTACTCGGGCGAGGTGAAGCTGGCGGACTTCGGCATCGTGAAGACGGTGGACGGCACGCAGACCACGTCCGGCGTCATCATGGGGAAGCTGGGGTACATGTCTCCGGAGCAGCTCCGCGACGAGACGCTGGACGCGCGCAGTGACGTGTACTCGCTGGGGGTGTGCCTGTTCGAGTTGGTGGCCGGCAAGCGGCCGCTGCCCGCGAGCCGGGCGCGCTCGGTGATGGAGGCGGTGCTGTACGACGTGCCGCCGTCGCTGGAGCAGTTCCGGCCGGACGCGCCCGAGCGGTTGGTGGCGCTGGTGGCGCGGATGCTGGCGAAGGAGCGCAAGGAGAGGCCCGCGGGGTGCGAGGAGGTGGCGAAGGAGCTGCGCGCGGTGCTCGCCGGGCGGGATGAGTCGCCGCTGTTTCCCTCGCGGCTGCTGGATGCGCCTCCGAGGAATCGGGCCCGGATCTCTCCGTCCGAGGCCGCGACGGAGGTGGAGGTGCAGGCGGCCACGAAGCCACAGCGGCTCCAGGGACCGAAGGCGGAGGCCGCGGCTCCAGGTGCGGAGGAGCGTGGGCCTGGGGAGAATGCAGCGCGCAAGCCGACGCCTGTGCCAGGAGCGGAAGTGCGAAGGCCGACGCCCGCGCCGGATGCACGTGCGCCCGCACCGAGCCTCGACGCGGATTCGCGCGAGCCAGCGTCTGCACCTGGGGCTGATGCACGCAAGCCAACGCCCGCTCCGGAAGCCGCCGCGCGCAAGCTGACTCCCGTGCTTGAAGTGGATTCGCGCAAGCCGACATCCGCGCTCAAGGTTGATTCGCGCAAGCCAACACCCGGGCCCGTCCCTGGCCCGGGCCCGCGGCTTCGGCCTACGCCTCAGTCCGAGCGTTCTTCGTCGTCACCCCCCACGCGCTCACCATCGCCCGAAGACCCGGTGTTCTCCGTCCCCACGGCCGCGCCATCTGCCCCCACCGAGCCTGCGGACTCCGTGTTCTCCGTTCCCACGCGTGCACCGTCCGCTCCCTCTGAGCCTGCGGACTCCGTGTTCTCCGTTCCCACGCGTGCGGCATCCGCTTCACTGCACTCGAGGCCGACACGGATACGGCCGCCCTCGTCCGAGGAAGAAATCCAGTCCACCCGCCGGCTTGCTTCCCCGTCCCGCCGGGCCTCGTTGATCCGCTGGGCCGCGCTGGGCGCACTGGCGTTGCTCGGAGCCGCTGCCTTCTGGTGGTGGGCCTGA